The Thermocrinis ruber genome has a window encoding:
- the fdxH gene encoding formate dehydrogenase subunit beta codes for MSTVTVGGTVGAGLKRVSASKAPAEVKSADRLAILVDVSSCIGCKGCEAACAQWHDLKPPLLPEEQAPVGYQSYPDLMPSVFMMMKFREAETEKGLTWFIAKYQCMHCGDPGCLKACPSPGAVIQYQNGIVDFDHSKCIGCKFCLSGCPFDIPRYDANNKPWKCNFCVDRVSAGLEPACVKTCPTNCLHFGTREEMLHRAEKIVAQLKQRGFENAAIYDPPGVGGTGYIYVLPHGDKPEMYGLPKEASISPLVSLWKGPVKLVGSVILWASLLGAFLQLILFGPIKVGKKEKKEE; via the coding sequence ATGAGCACAGTTACCGTTGGAGGAACTGTTGGAGCAGGGCTAAAGCGGGTGTCTGCCTCCAAGGCACCCGCGGAGGTAAAGTCCGCGGACAGGTTAGCCATATTGGTAGATGTTTCCTCCTGCATAGGATGTAAGGGTTGTGAGGCGGCATGTGCCCAGTGGCACGACCTTAAGCCCCCACTTTTACCGGAGGAACAGGCACCAGTGGGATATCAATCCTATCCGGACCTAATGCCCAGCGTATTTATGATGATGAAGTTCAGGGAGGCGGAAACAGAGAAGGGGCTAACCTGGTTTATAGCCAAATACCAATGCATGCACTGTGGGGACCCTGGTTGTCTAAAGGCTTGCCCTTCGCCGGGTGCGGTTATTCAATACCAAAACGGCATAGTGGATTTTGACCATTCCAAGTGCATAGGCTGTAAATTCTGCCTTTCAGGCTGTCCCTTTGATATTCCAAGGTACGACGCCAACAACAAGCCGTGGAAGTGCAACTTCTGTGTGGATAGGGTCTCTGCGGGGCTTGAGCCTGCCTGTGTGAAAACCTGTCCTACCAACTGTCTGCACTTTGGCACAAGGGAGGAGATGCTACATAGGGCTGAAAAGATCGTGGCACAGCTAAAGCAGAGAGGCTTTGAAAATGCGGCTATATACGACCCACCCGGTGTGGGAGGAACTGGATACATCTATGTTCTACCCCATGGAGATAAGCCGGAGATGTATGGGCTTCCCAAAGAGGCGAGTATATCTCCCCTTGTTAGCCTGTGGAAGGGTCCCGTAAAGCTGGTGGGAAGCGTGATCCTGTGGGCTTCTCTGTTGGGTGCCTTCCTACAGCTAATACTCTTTGGACCCATAAAGGTGGGTAAGAAAGAAAAGAAGGAGGAGTAA